CAGGCAGCCAGGAAGGTGTGAACCCTCTTGATGTGTAGCCACCCCTCCAGAAGgggagaactggttcccacaagcactgccctctgggcagggCTAGACAGTttgaaaactgtgattggcccctgtgaagaggggcggGGACAAAAAAGCACCATAAGAACCCAAGGCTCCTGGGACTTGAGTCACTCTTGTGCAGATACTCTCCTggctagagagagacagacagaggcagggacagagacagagacagaggcagagacagaggcagagacagagacagagacagagaggataaagaacttttctatctccttcactttttttactttaaggcTTCCTCTATTTTGTACAGAAATTTCTGGCTTGAGATAGAATATCGGCGACAACAGAATTTCCTCAAATTCTTGACTAACTGGGGCAAGTGCCCTCCTTCCCTCAGGGCACACTTCTGCTTGCAGCCCTGCCTTTGGGGCAGAGAAAGAGGGTGATGGCTGCTGGAGGGAGAGACCCTGGTGCTGGCCATGTGGAGGAAGAAGCCTCGCAGCTTGTCTTTCCCAGAGAGTTTGAAACAGCACAAACTCTCCTCAATTCAGAAGTCCACATGCTGCTAGAGCATCGAAAGCAACAGCATGAAAGTGGGCAGGATGCACGAGAACTTCCAGTGGTTTTCTGGAAAACTTTAGATTATGCTGCCCGTTTTAGTCGTTTTCAAA
This sequence is a window from Monodelphis domestica isolate mMonDom1 chromosome 3, mMonDom1.pri, whole genome shotgun sequence. Protein-coding genes within it:
- the LOC100017550 gene encoding DNA-directed RNA polymerase II subunit RPB4-like; the encoded protein is MAAGGRDPGAGHVEEEASQLVFPREFETAQTLLNSEVHMLLEHRKQQHESGQDARELPVVFWKTLDYAARFSRFQNRETIASVRGLLLQKKLHKFELAALANLCPETAEEAKALIPSLAGRLEDEDLQEVLDDIQTKRSFQY